One window from the genome of Rickettsiella endosymbiont of Xylota segnis encodes:
- a CDS encoding phage holin family protein, with protein sequence MKKYRIKKIDALTLNGLRGLHIIPFCEHYSEILVLDGNVFSHFGACREISILPKSSDTGLVCAVLSEMQRGNATSETATKLKVYLQYAEKNDKNSEIKSDLKQAIKQIFFGLAVVAAAIAGFILMPLLIGLFPLYVSWISLLIVPIVAVAAYGIINSLVGVVKFGFGIFSFCFRQNNRGQLLELENALHRFCLAPPPSYREVMDNTRPNAPAWYSELPTYQQAMQNGKNFSMPVKISPINTPVRTSLEHSPHFFPPPSYNATNNRATNLDSRVFCNFIRT encoded by the coding sequence ATGAAAAAATATCGGATAAAAAAAATCGATGCGTTGACTTTAAATGGTTTGCGAGGTTTGCATATTATTCCTTTCTGTGAGCATTACTCGGAAATCTTAGTGCTGGATGGTAATGTCTTCAGCCATTTTGGTGCATGTAGAGAAATATCTATCTTACCCAAAAGTTCTGATACTGGATTAGTCTGTGCTGTTTTAAGCGAGATGCAACGTGGTAATGCAACTTCTGAAACGGCCACAAAATTGAAAGTTTATCTGCAATATGCTGAAAAAAATGATAAAAATAGTGAAATAAAGTCCGATCTAAAACAAGCGATTAAACAAATCTTTTTCGGTTTAGCCGTAGTTGCGGCGGCTATAGCGGGATTTATACTAATGCCATTGCTAATCGGCCTTTTCCCCCTTTATGTAAGCTGGATATCATTACTTATTGTTCCGATTGTGGCTGTTGCCGCCTATGGAATTATCAATTCATTGGTAGGTGTTGTGAAATTTGGGTTTGGAATCTTCTCATTTTGTTTTCGGCAGAATAATAGGGGGCAGTTGCTGGAGTTAGAAAATGCATTACATCGTTTTTGTTTAGCACCGCCACCCTCTTATCGCGAGGTAATGGATAATACGCGGCCTAACGCGCCTGCATGGTATTCAGAGCTGCCTACTTATCAACAAGCTATGCAGAATGGTAAGAATTTCTCAATGCCTGTCAAAATATCTCCGATAAATACTCCTGTACGGACTTCTTTAGAGCATTCGCCACATTTTTTTCCACCACCGTCTTATAATGCAACTAATAACAGAGCGACTAATCTTGATAGCCGGGTTTTTTGTAATTTCATAAGAACTTAA
- the lpdA gene encoding dihydrolipoyl dehydrogenase, with product MAELEIKKTEVLVLGSGPGGYSAAFRAADLGKKVILVERESTLGGVCLNVGCIPSKALLHAAKVIEEASAMAEFGVSFGEPKIDIKQLRTWKDSVVKKLTGGLSLLAKQRKVECVFGDGKFTGKNELTVGKQKIVFEQAIIAVGSQPISLPFLPDDPRIIDSTGALELKEVKGDLLVLGGGIIGMEMASVYHGLGSDITVVEAGDMIINGADKDIVMPLYKRLQKHYKFLLKTKVTKVEAKKEGLWVTFAGTESSKPQRFDRILSAVGRKPNGKLIGAEALGITVTEQGFIPVDKQLRTNIPHIFAIGDVVGNPMLAHKAVAEGRVAAEVIAGKKHFFEPRCIPSVAYTDPEIAWVGLTETIANADEKNKIPYQKAVFPWLASGRSLGQGRDEGLTKLLFDPKTQRILGAGIVGPNAGELIAEIALAIEMGCEAEDIALTIHPHPTFSETVMLASEIFEGTITDLYMPKKKTS from the coding sequence ATGGCGGAATTAGAAATTAAAAAAACCGAAGTACTTGTGTTAGGTAGTGGCCCAGGGGGTTACAGCGCGGCGTTTCGTGCCGCTGATTTAGGAAAAAAAGTCATATTAGTGGAAAGAGAATCTACCCTAGGCGGTGTGTGTTTGAATGTTGGATGTATTCCCTCTAAGGCATTATTACACGCTGCAAAAGTCATTGAAGAAGCCAGTGCCATGGCGGAATTTGGAGTAAGTTTTGGCGAACCTAAAATTGACATTAAACAATTACGCACTTGGAAAGACAGCGTAGTAAAAAAATTAACTGGAGGTTTATCTCTATTAGCCAAGCAACGAAAAGTTGAATGTGTTTTTGGCGATGGAAAATTTACCGGAAAAAATGAATTAACGGTTGGAAAACAAAAAATTGTATTTGAGCAAGCCATCATTGCAGTGGGTTCACAACCGATAAGCTTACCTTTTTTACCCGATGATCCCCGGATTATTGATTCAACCGGCGCGCTCGAACTAAAGGAAGTTAAAGGTGATCTTTTGGTGTTAGGTGGCGGCATTATCGGTATGGAAATGGCTAGCGTTTATCATGGATTGGGCAGTGATATTACCGTAGTAGAAGCCGGTGATATGATCATTAATGGTGCTGATAAAGATATTGTCATGCCTTTATATAAGCGTTTACAAAAACATTATAAATTTTTATTAAAAACTAAAGTGACTAAAGTTGAAGCTAAAAAAGAGGGATTATGGGTGACCTTTGCCGGAACTGAAAGTTCTAAACCACAACGATTTGATCGAATTTTATCGGCTGTTGGTCGTAAACCGAATGGAAAACTCATTGGTGCTGAAGCCTTAGGTATCACCGTTACTGAACAAGGATTTATTCCAGTAGATAAACAATTGAGAACTAATATTCCACATATCTTTGCTATCGGTGACGTCGTTGGTAATCCTATGCTGGCGCATAAAGCGGTTGCTGAAGGGCGGGTTGCCGCTGAAGTAATAGCGGGTAAGAAACACTTTTTTGAACCACGTTGTATTCCTTCCGTAGCTTATACAGATCCGGAAATTGCCTGGGTTGGTTTAACGGAAACAATTGCAAATGCCGATGAAAAAAACAAGATCCCTTACCAAAAAGCTGTTTTTCCTTGGTTAGCCAGTGGTCGTTCCTTAGGTCAAGGACGTGATGAAGGTTTAACTAAATTATTATTTGATCCGAAAACTCAACGTATTTTGGGTGCGGGCATAGTAGGTCCCAATGCCGGAGAGCTGATTGCTGAAATTGCATTGGCAATTGAAATGGGTTGTGAAGCTGAAGATATTGCTTTAACGATCCATCCACATCCGACGTTTTCCGAAACGGTGATGCTAGCCAGTGAAATCTTTGAAGGAACTATCACTGATTTGTATATGCCTAAGAAAAAAACCAGTTAA
- the recG gene encoding ATP-dependent DNA helicase RecG, whose protein sequence is MQNLGLKNPNDAHRLSLAEISCTQLLGVGPKISSYLSKCGILNLQDLLLHLPLRYENRTQLTPIKDVRCDSNVLITGVIHRDPHAIKSRKGYSCKLSDETGSINLRFFHLKLKQFQQFKKGLRLLCFGEVRTKKNSFFELEMIHPDYEFIRNQNQLLLPTYLTGVYPSTPGMSQRLWHKLIVQVFHLLFKNFETKLIHKQQHYFPEYLPEDLLKRIKFPSLLEALYYIHRPPADAPLEELATGKHITQQRLALEELLAHSLSVQQMKKKRATETAPHLKTDAALIKRFLTALPFQLTQAQKRVIKEINRDMQATIPMQRLLQGDVGSGKTVVAAFAALLAIANHYQVALMAPTELLSEQHYQHFHRWLTPLGFHVVCLNAGLQGKAKKQTLAEIKTGKAHIAIGTHALFQEGVHFANLGFIIVDEQHRFGVQQRLALWKKGQQENLQAHQLFMTATPIPRTLAMTSFTDLDISFLDELPPGRLPVQTIVLSDHRRSDVIERVRATCTQQKQVYWVCPLIEESDLQHYQAAETTFKILKADLTGLRLGLIHGRLPSAEKERIMRDFKNGEIDLLVATSVIEVGVDVSSANLIVIENAERLGLAQLHQLRGRVGRSDSKSFCILLYQTLSPLAKERLSIMRSSNDGFMIAQRDLELRGPGEIWGLRQTGWQQLRIADLKRDHDLIPHVLNLSTTLHSEYPFLIEPIIQRWAQNNDGSYSKV, encoded by the coding sequence ATGCAAAACTTAGGTTTAAAAAATCCGAATGATGCTCACCGGTTGAGCTTGGCTGAAATTAGCTGTACTCAACTGCTGGGTGTTGGCCCAAAAATCAGCAGTTATCTAAGCAAATGTGGCATACTTAACTTGCAAGACCTACTGCTACATTTACCTTTGCGTTATGAAAATAGAACACAACTCACTCCCATCAAAGATGTCCGTTGCGATAGCAATGTACTGATTACGGGTGTAATTCATCGTGATCCGCACGCGATTAAAAGTAGAAAGGGATATTCTTGTAAACTCAGCGACGAAACTGGCAGTATCAACCTACGATTTTTTCATTTAAAGCTTAAACAATTTCAACAATTTAAAAAAGGACTACGTTTACTTTGCTTTGGTGAAGTACGTACCAAAAAAAATAGTTTTTTTGAATTAGAAATGATACATCCCGATTATGAATTTATACGTAATCAGAATCAGCTTCTATTGCCGACCTATCTAACGGGTGTTTATCCGAGCACGCCCGGTATGTCGCAACGCTTATGGCATAAACTTATTGTTCAAGTATTTCATTTATTATTCAAAAATTTTGAAACTAAGTTAATTCACAAACAACAACATTATTTCCCTGAATATTTACCCGAAGATTTATTAAAACGAATAAAATTCCCTTCTTTATTAGAAGCCTTATATTATATCCATCGCCCACCTGCCGACGCACCCTTAGAAGAATTAGCCACTGGAAAACATATTACACAGCAACGCTTAGCATTAGAGGAGTTACTTGCCCATTCGCTCAGCGTGCAACAAATGAAAAAAAAACGTGCTACTGAAACAGCGCCACATTTAAAAACAGATGCTGCTTTAATTAAACGTTTTCTGACTGCCTTACCCTTTCAATTAACGCAGGCACAAAAACGCGTTATCAAAGAAATTAATCGAGATATGCAAGCGACCATCCCTATGCAACGTTTATTGCAAGGCGATGTCGGTTCAGGTAAAACGGTAGTCGCCGCTTTTGCTGCATTACTTGCTATTGCTAATCATTACCAAGTCGCCTTAATGGCTCCAACTGAGTTATTAAGTGAACAACATTATCAACATTTTCATCGCTGGTTAACCCCTTTAGGCTTTCATGTTGTTTGTTTAAATGCAGGCTTACAAGGAAAAGCTAAAAAACAAACACTGGCTGAAATAAAAACCGGTAAAGCGCATATTGCTATCGGCACTCACGCTCTTTTTCAAGAAGGGGTGCATTTTGCAAACTTAGGTTTCATCATTGTTGATGAACAACATCGGTTTGGTGTGCAACAACGTTTAGCCTTATGGAAAAAAGGTCAACAAGAAAATTTACAAGCTCATCAACTATTCATGACTGCCACACCGATTCCCCGAACCTTGGCCATGACGAGCTTTACCGACTTAGATATTTCTTTTCTAGATGAATTACCACCCGGTCGCCTACCGGTACAAACCATTGTTCTTTCGGATCATCGCCGTTCGGACGTAATAGAAAGGGTACGCGCCACGTGTACACAACAAAAACAGGTTTATTGGGTATGTCCGCTCATTGAAGAATCGGATTTACAGCATTATCAAGCCGCTGAAACAACTTTTAAAATCTTAAAAGCCGATTTAACGGGCCTACGCTTAGGATTGATACACGGAAGACTGCCAAGCGCTGAAAAAGAACGTATTATGCGTGATTTTAAAAATGGTGAAATTGATTTATTAGTAGCAACTTCGGTTATCGAAGTCGGTGTCGATGTCAGTAGTGCTAATTTAATTGTGATAGAAAATGCTGAACGCTTAGGTTTAGCACAACTTCACCAATTACGTGGCCGTGTAGGCCGTAGTGATAGCAAAAGTTTTTGTATTTTGCTCTACCAAACTTTATCACCTTTAGCCAAAGAACGCTTAAGTATTATGCGCAGCAGTAACGATGGTTTTATGATTGCGCAACGCGATTTAGAATTACGCGGTCCTGGTGAAATATGGGGGCTGCGTCAAACTGGCTGGCAACAATTACGCATCGCCGATCTTAAACGCGATCATGATTTAATTCCGCATGTCCTTAATCTTAGCACAACGCTGCACAGCGAATATCCTTTTTTGATCGAGCCTATCATTCAACGTTGGGCACAAAACAATGATGGCAGCTATAGCAAGGTTTAG
- the aceE gene encoding pyruvate dehydrogenase (acetyl-transferring), homodimeric type, whose translation MTQQTPYLDKDPLETKEWIDALLSVLKFEGPDRAQFLVQQLINKARQRGLDLSACLHTPYVNTIPVELEPPFPGDEKLEKRIAALIRWNAVMMVLQAGKVSSELGGHIATYASAATLYEVGFNHFFHAANSEHGGDLLYIQGHSSPGIYARAFLEGRLTKEQLAHFRQEIGGEGLSSYPHPWLMPEFWQFPTVSMGLGPMQAIYQARFLKYLQNRGLLDNKDRKVWMFCGDGEMDEPESLGALCIAAREKLDNLIFVINCNLQRLDGPVRGNGKIIQELEGVFRGAGWNVNKVLWGSAWDPLFKKDKQGLLPQLMMETIDGEYQNFRAKDGAYIREHFFAKYPELKAMVADMSDEQLWLLKRGGHDIKKVYAAYKAAVEHQGQPTVILAKTIKGYGMGTAGEGQNITHQQKKMTQEQLLAFRDRFNLSMSDAEVENLSFYRPSENSPENKYLKQQRKKLGGYLPARRTHADESLAAPPLSNFENILLGSNGREISTTMIFVEILRHLLKDKNLGSRIVPIVPDESRTFGMEGLFRQIGIYSPVGQLYDPVDAGQLMYYREDKKGQLLEEGINEGGAFCSWMAAATSYSTNNLSMIPFYIYYSMFGYQRVGDFVWAAGDMQARGFILGATAGRTTLAGEGLQHQDGHNLLFFSVVPNCVAYDPCFGYELAVIIQDGLRRMMQDQENVFYYLTLMNENYIHPALSEANKEGIIKGMYLLSETKPSKQHVQLLGSGTILNEVIAAAELLKTDFGVSADIWSVTSFSELRKQALSVERHNLLHPNDVEQQSYVTQCLQNRLGPVIAASDYIRLNADQIRGFIKAPYTVLGTDGYGRSDTREQLRQFFEVNRYYIVLASLHALMAEGLVSTTEIDRAFKKYAIDPKKPNPFTI comes from the coding sequence ATGACACAGCAAACTCCTTACTTAGATAAGGATCCTCTTGAAACCAAAGAATGGATAGATGCACTTTTATCTGTTTTAAAATTTGAAGGCCCAGATAGGGCACAATTTCTTGTCCAACAGCTTATCAATAAGGCGCGTCAACGGGGTCTGGACCTAAGCGCTTGCTTACACACACCTTATGTAAATACGATTCCTGTCGAGTTGGAACCACCTTTTCCTGGCGATGAAAAACTAGAAAAACGTATTGCGGCATTAATTCGTTGGAATGCTGTGATGATGGTATTACAGGCGGGCAAGGTTTCTTCTGAACTAGGTGGCCATATAGCAACCTATGCCTCGGCGGCAACTTTGTATGAAGTGGGTTTCAATCATTTTTTTCATGCGGCTAATTCTGAACACGGCGGCGATTTATTATACATCCAAGGTCATTCCTCCCCAGGTATCTATGCACGCGCATTTTTAGAGGGACGCTTAACAAAAGAACAATTAGCACATTTTCGTCAAGAAATCGGCGGAGAAGGTCTTTCCTCTTATCCCCATCCATGGCTGATGCCAGAATTTTGGCAATTTCCTACAGTTTCAATGGGTTTAGGGCCAATGCAGGCAATTTACCAAGCACGTTTTTTGAAATATTTACAAAATCGTGGCTTATTGGATAACAAAGATAGAAAAGTCTGGATGTTTTGTGGTGATGGAGAAATGGATGAACCCGAATCGCTCGGTGCACTTTGTATTGCGGCGCGGGAAAAATTGGATAATCTCATTTTTGTTATTAATTGCAATTTACAACGACTGGATGGACCGGTACGTGGGAATGGCAAGATAATTCAAGAACTAGAAGGTGTATTTCGCGGCGCAGGGTGGAATGTCAATAAAGTTTTATGGGGTAGTGCGTGGGATCCTTTATTTAAAAAAGATAAACAAGGTTTGTTACCTCAATTAATGATGGAAACCATTGATGGGGAATATCAAAATTTTCGTGCTAAAGATGGTGCTTACATACGCGAACATTTTTTTGCAAAATATCCCGAATTAAAAGCCATGGTTGCGGATATGAGCGATGAACAACTTTGGCTACTAAAGCGCGGTGGACATGATATTAAAAAAGTTTATGCCGCTTATAAAGCAGCAGTCGAACATCAAGGTCAACCTACGGTTATCTTAGCTAAAACCATTAAAGGTTATGGTATGGGCACGGCGGGTGAAGGTCAAAATATCACGCATCAACAGAAAAAGATGACACAAGAACAGTTACTTGCGTTCCGAGATCGTTTTAATCTCTCAATGAGTGATGCTGAGGTTGAAAATTTAAGTTTTTATCGTCCGAGTGAAAATAGTCCAGAAAATAAGTATTTAAAACAACAGCGTAAAAAGTTGGGGGGGTATTTACCCGCGCGTCGAACGCATGCTGACGAAAGTTTAGCGGCACCACCATTAAGTAATTTTGAGAATATATTACTTGGTTCAAATGGACGAGAAATCTCTACAACGATGATATTTGTGGAAATTTTGCGTCATCTGTTAAAAGATAAAAACTTAGGTTCTCGTATCGTACCCATAGTACCTGATGAATCACGCACGTTTGGTATGGAAGGTTTATTTCGTCAGATTGGGATTTATTCTCCGGTAGGTCAACTTTATGATCCCGTCGATGCGGGTCAATTAATGTATTACCGCGAAGATAAAAAAGGCCAATTGTTAGAAGAAGGAATTAATGAAGGCGGCGCATTTTGCTCCTGGATGGCAGCGGCCACTTCTTATAGTACGAATAATTTGAGCATGATTCCTTTTTATATTTATTATTCGATGTTTGGTTATCAACGAGTTGGTGATTTTGTTTGGGCTGCGGGTGATATGCAAGCACGTGGATTTATTTTAGGTGCAACAGCAGGCAGAACAACTTTAGCTGGTGAAGGTTTACAGCATCAAGATGGGCATAATCTGTTGTTTTTTTCAGTAGTGCCTAACTGTGTTGCTTATGATCCTTGTTTTGGTTATGAACTCGCCGTCATTATTCAAGACGGTTTGCGCCGTATGATGCAAGATCAGGAAAATGTATTTTATTATCTAACTTTGATGAATGAAAACTATATCCATCCTGCGTTAAGCGAAGCTAATAAGGAAGGCATAATTAAAGGCATGTATTTATTATCCGAAACTAAACCAAGTAAACAACACGTACAATTATTAGGTTCTGGTACGATATTAAATGAAGTGATTGCGGCTGCTGAGTTATTAAAAACAGATTTTGGCGTGAGCGCTGATATTTGGAGTGTAACGAGTTTTTCAGAATTACGTAAACAAGCATTAAGTGTTGAGCGACATAATTTATTACATCCTAATGATGTCGAACAACAGAGCTATGTGACACAATGTTTACAAAATCGATTAGGACCTGTGATTGCCGCAAGCGATTATATCCGTTTAAATGCCGATCAAATTCGTGGATTTATTAAAGCACCTTATACGGTATTAGGAACAGATGGTTATGGACGTAGTGATACGCGTGAGCAGTTGCGACAATTTTTTGAAGTGAATCGTTATTATATTGTTCTAGCCAGTTTACATGCCTTGATGGCAGAAGGTTTAGTGAGTACGACTGAAATCGACCGAGCCTTTAAAAAGTATGCAATTGATCCTAAAAAGCCAAATCCATTTACCATTTAA
- a CDS encoding 2-oxo acid dehydrogenase subunit E2 — translation MSSLKEIVVPDLGNVAAAAIIEIPVKIGQDIAVEDALITLESDKASMDIPSPLAGKLRELKVKKGDKVSKGDLIAIIETEESNASTEKAVRKKRSISDTAPPAVAPEIDSKNLKKEEEIVSRSAGLEQEIEYIEEEDKGDIHAGPGVRRLAREFGIDLNKISGTGQKGRIIKEDLQKFVKAHLSQGSSSQMVLPSAPEIDFNQFGKTEKLVLSRIKKLTAQYLHRNWLLVPHVTQFNEADITELEVFRKAQTGFAAKQNIKLTPLVFIMKAVVASLKAFPSFNASLSADGEELILKKYYHIGIAVDTPEGLVVPVIRDVDKKSLLELAQELGTVSLKAREKQLTNVDLQGSSFTISSLGGIGGTAFTPIVNVPDVAILGMSKAQFKPFYQDGEFVPRLMLPLSLSYDHRVIDGAEGARFIMHLSACLSDIRRWLL, via the coding sequence TTGTCTAGTTTAAAAGAAATAGTCGTTCCAGATTTAGGTAATGTTGCTGCCGCGGCAATTATCGAAATACCCGTTAAAATAGGCCAAGATATTGCTGTGGAAGATGCATTGATTACGCTAGAAAGTGATAAAGCATCGATGGATATTCCATCACCTTTAGCCGGAAAATTAAGAGAATTAAAAGTCAAGAAAGGGGATAAAGTTTCAAAAGGTGATTTGATTGCAATTATTGAAACAGAAGAATCCAATGCATCGACTGAAAAAGCGGTGAGGAAAAAACGATCGATTTCAGATACAGCTCCACCCGCGGTTGCGCCAGAAATAGACAGTAAAAATTTAAAAAAAGAGGAAGAAATTGTATCTCGATCCGCTGGACTTGAGCAAGAAATAGAATATATAGAAGAAGAGGACAAAGGTGATATTCATGCAGGTCCTGGTGTCCGACGTTTAGCGCGAGAGTTTGGTATCGATCTAAATAAAATTTCCGGTACCGGACAAAAAGGTCGTATCATCAAAGAAGACTTACAGAAATTTGTTAAAGCACATTTAAGTCAAGGTTCTAGTAGTCAGATGGTGTTACCTAGCGCGCCAGAGATTGATTTTAATCAATTCGGTAAAACAGAAAAGCTGGTTTTATCACGTATTAAAAAATTAACTGCACAATATTTACATCGTAATTGGTTGTTAGTCCCGCATGTAACACAGTTTAATGAGGCAGATATCACTGAATTGGAAGTTTTTCGCAAAGCGCAAACAGGGTTTGCAGCCAAACAAAATATTAAATTAACGCCGTTAGTTTTTATTATGAAAGCGGTAGTCGCCAGTTTAAAAGCATTTCCTTCTTTTAACGCTTCTTTATCGGCGGATGGTGAGGAATTAATCTTAAAAAAATATTATCATATTGGTATTGCTGTCGATACACCGGAAGGTTTAGTAGTACCGGTGATTAGGGATGTGGATAAAAAAAGTCTTTTAGAATTAGCCCAGGAATTAGGTACGGTGAGTCTTAAAGCGCGCGAAAAACAATTAACAAATGTGGATTTGCAAGGCAGTTCATTTACTATTTCAAGTTTAGGTGGTATCGGTGGTACGGCATTTACACCTATAGTCAATGTACCGGATGTGGCTATTTTAGGTATGTCTAAAGCACAGTTTAAACCGTTCTATCAGGATGGAGAGTTCGTGCCACGATTAATGTTACCTTTATCTCTATCGTATGATCATCGTGTCATTGATGGTGCGGAAGGAGCGCGTTTTATTATGCATTTAAGCGCATGTCTCTCAGATATACGCCGTTGGCTACTATAG
- the accB gene encoding acetyl-CoA carboxylase biotin carboxyl carrier protein encodes MDSEKINQLIKLLNEHGLTEIEFSEGDQSIRIKRQSSSPAQITSLQPSPSSGIMPPASDSLEPEVSGHRVRSPMVGTVYLAPNPDAPPYVSLGQKVKKGEILCIIEAMKMMNHIEADRSGVIKARLVDNGTPVQYNDPLFIIE; translated from the coding sequence ATGGATTCGGAAAAAATTAATCAGCTTATTAAACTCCTAAATGAGCATGGTTTGACTGAAATTGAATTTTCTGAAGGAGATCAATCGATACGCATAAAGCGACAATCATCTTCACCTGCTCAGATAACATCCTTACAGCCTAGTCCTTCGAGTGGGATTATGCCACCTGCATCAGACTCTTTAGAACCTGAAGTAAGCGGTCATAGAGTGCGCTCGCCAATGGTAGGCACCGTTTATTTGGCACCTAATCCCGATGCACCCCCATATGTAAGTTTAGGTCAAAAGGTAAAAAAAGGTGAAATTTTGTGCATAATTGAAGCCATGAAAATGATGAACCACATCGAAGCAGACAGATCAGGCGTAATTAAGGCGAGATTGGTAGATAATGGTACGCCGGTTCAATATAATGATCCTTTATTTATTATTGAATAG